A section of the Erwinia sp. E602 genome encodes:
- a CDS encoding YdgH/BhsA/McbA-like domain containing protein: MKKYSVAIMALTALFSLNTAFAVELVNDAAGKTKIGVVSASGAYSLDNLTRKLAVKAEREGAGSMKIIAAGGENKMQGVAEIYK, encoded by the coding sequence ATGAAAAAATACTCCGTTGCCATTATGGCGCTGACCGCGCTGTTTAGCCTTAACACGGCGTTTGCCGTCGAACTGGTGAATGATGCCGCCGGTAAAACCAAAATCGGCGTGGTCTCCGCCAGCGGTGCATACTCGCTGGACAACCTGACCCGCAAGCTGGCTGTTAAAGCAGAGCGGGAAGGGGCCGGTTCGATGAAAATTATCGCCGCCGGTGGCGAAAATAAAATGCAGGGTGTGGCAGAAATCTACAAATAA
- a CDS encoding efflux RND transporter permease subunit: MSRFFIDRPVFAWVLAIIVMLAGAISITKLPVEQYPDVAPTAVQVRATYPGADAATLQNSVTQVIEQNMSGLDGLMYMSSTSDASGTLQLTLSFANGTDADIAQVQVQNKLQLATPLLPQEVQQQGITVRKSSSVFFLVPGFYDETGRMSMEDIADYVATNLKDPLSRISGVGDTTLFGSQYAMRIWLDPGKLNTYQLTPVDVIARIETQNAQVAAGQLGGAPPVKGQQLNASIIAQTRLTSPEAFGNILLKVNADGSQVRLHDVARVERGGENYNFVVKINGKPASALGIQLASGANALDTANAIRAKIEQLKPYFPQGLKVVYPYDTTPFITISIHEVVKTLAEAIVLVFLVMYLFLQNLRATLIPTIAVPVVLLGTFAILDAFGYSVNTLTMFGMVLAIGLLVDDAIVVVENVERVMAEEGLKPKAATRKSMGQIQGALVGIALVLSAVFVPMAFFGGSTGVIYRQFSITIVSAMVLSVLVALILTPALCVTLLKPVKTGGHGQHRGFFGWFNRRFDQSADHYSHAVGRMLHRSGRFLTIYGVLAVGMAVLFVRLPTSFLPSEDQGVLATQAIMPAGATQERTQAVLDRVSDWYLTAEKNNVENVLTVNGFGFAGRGQNVGIAFVGLKDWSARAGDENKVDGIVSRAMKAFSAIIDGNVVAFNLPPIIALGNATGFDFELTDQAGLGHQQLTAARNTLLDLARQHPETLAAVRPNGMEDSPQFRLNIDEEKALALGVDLADINATLSSAWAGNYVNDFIDAGRVKKVYVMSDAPYRMMPQDLNQWYVRASNDKMVPFASFSTAQWVFGSPRLERYNGLSAVEILGQPAAGKSSGEAMALMEHLAQQLPPGIGYEWTGMSWQERMSGQQAPALYALSLIVVFLCLAALYESWSIPFSVMLVVPLGVLGALVATLLRGLNNDVYFVVGLLTTIGLSAKNAILIVEFAKDLIEKEGKGVVEATLEAARMRLRPILMTSLAFILGVLPLALASGAGSGAQNAVGTGVIGGMVAATLLAVYFVPLFFVVVRNRFGGRVRDDEDDEA, translated from the coding sequence ATGTCCAGATTCTTTATCGATCGGCCGGTATTTGCCTGGGTACTGGCGATAATCGTGATGCTGGCCGGGGCGATTTCGATTACGAAACTGCCGGTAGAACAGTACCCTGACGTCGCCCCGACGGCGGTGCAGGTACGTGCGACCTATCCGGGTGCCGATGCGGCCACGCTGCAGAACAGCGTCACCCAGGTGATTGAGCAAAACATGAGCGGGCTGGACGGGCTGATGTACATGTCTTCCACCAGTGACGCCTCCGGCACGCTGCAACTGACGCTGTCATTTGCAAACGGCACCGACGCGGATATTGCCCAGGTCCAGGTGCAGAATAAGCTGCAGCTGGCCACGCCGCTGCTGCCACAGGAAGTGCAGCAGCAGGGCATTACCGTGCGTAAATCCTCCAGCGTATTCTTCCTGGTGCCCGGTTTCTATGATGAAACCGGCCGCATGAGCATGGAAGATATTGCTGACTATGTGGCGACCAACCTGAAGGATCCGCTCAGCCGCATCAGCGGCGTAGGGGATACCACCCTGTTTGGTTCGCAGTATGCGATGCGTATCTGGCTGGATCCCGGCAAACTCAACACCTATCAGCTGACGCCGGTTGACGTGATCGCACGGATTGAAACGCAGAATGCGCAGGTGGCAGCCGGACAGCTGGGCGGTGCGCCGCCGGTAAAAGGCCAGCAGCTTAACGCCTCGATTATCGCCCAGACGCGGCTGACCTCGCCGGAGGCATTTGGCAATATTCTGCTGAAGGTTAACGCGGACGGTTCGCAGGTGCGGCTGCATGACGTGGCGCGCGTTGAACGTGGCGGTGAAAACTACAACTTCGTGGTGAAAATAAATGGTAAACCGGCCTCGGCGCTGGGTATTCAGCTGGCCAGCGGCGCTAACGCCCTCGACACCGCTAACGCCATTCGTGCCAAAATTGAACAGCTCAAACCTTACTTCCCGCAGGGGTTGAAGGTGGTCTATCCCTATGACACCACGCCGTTTATCACGATCTCAATTCATGAGGTGGTTAAGACGCTGGCAGAAGCGATCGTGCTGGTGTTTCTGGTGATGTACCTGTTCCTGCAGAACCTGCGCGCCACGCTGATCCCAACGATTGCCGTCCCGGTGGTGCTGCTGGGCACCTTTGCGATCCTCGATGCCTTTGGCTACTCAGTCAACACCCTGACGATGTTCGGTATGGTGCTGGCGATCGGTCTGCTGGTGGATGATGCGATCGTGGTGGTGGAAAACGTTGAGCGGGTCATGGCGGAAGAGGGGCTGAAACCGAAGGCCGCGACCCGCAAATCAATGGGACAAATTCAGGGCGCGCTGGTGGGGATTGCGCTGGTGCTGTCGGCTGTATTTGTGCCGATGGCGTTCTTTGGCGGCAGTACCGGCGTTATCTATCGTCAGTTCTCAATTACCATCGTGTCGGCGATGGTGCTGTCGGTGCTGGTCGCGCTGATCCTCACCCCTGCGCTGTGCGTCACCCTGCTCAAGCCGGTTAAGACGGGCGGCCACGGCCAGCATCGCGGCTTTTTTGGCTGGTTTAACCGCCGGTTCGACCAGAGCGCCGACCATTACAGCCATGCCGTCGGGCGGATGCTGCACCGCAGCGGTCGTTTCCTGACGATCTATGGCGTGCTGGCGGTCGGCATGGCGGTGCTGTTTGTGCGCCTGCCAACCTCGTTCCTGCCTTCGGAAGACCAGGGGGTACTGGCCACCCAGGCGATCATGCCTGCCGGTGCCACCCAGGAGCGTACCCAGGCGGTGCTGGATCGGGTTAGTGACTGGTATCTGACGGCGGAAAAAAATAACGTGGAGAACGTGCTGACGGTAAACGGTTTTGGTTTTGCCGGCCGCGGGCAGAACGTCGGGATCGCCTTTGTGGGCTTGAAAGACTGGTCCGCGCGTGCGGGCGATGAGAACAAGGTCGACGGCATCGTCAGCCGCGCAATGAAGGCGTTCAGCGCGATTATTGACGGTAACGTGGTGGCCTTTAACCTGCCGCCGATTATCGCGCTGGGTAACGCCACCGGCTTTGACTTTGAGCTGACCGACCAGGCGGGACTCGGCCATCAGCAGCTGACTGCCGCGCGCAATACCCTGCTGGATCTGGCGCGGCAGCATCCCGAGACGCTGGCCGCGGTACGTCCTAACGGTATGGAAGACAGCCCGCAGTTCAGGCTGAATATTGACGAGGAAAAAGCGCTGGCGCTCGGGGTGGATCTGGCCGACATCAATGCCACGCTGAGCAGCGCGTGGGCCGGTAACTACGTTAATGACTTTATCGACGCGGGTCGGGTGAAAAAAGTCTACGTGATGAGCGATGCCCCGTACCGCATGATGCCGCAGGATCTTAACCAGTGGTACGTGCGCGCCAGCAACGACAAGATGGTGCCCTTCGCCAGCTTCTCCACGGCGCAGTGGGTGTTCGGTTCACCGCGTCTTGAGCGCTACAACGGCCTGTCGGCGGTGGAAATTCTCGGGCAACCGGCGGCGGGAAAAAGTTCGGGCGAGGCAATGGCGCTGATGGAACACCTGGCGCAGCAGCTGCCCCCCGGTATCGGCTATGAGTGGACGGGCATGTCCTGGCAGGAGCGGATGTCGGGCCAGCAGGCGCCGGCGCTGTACGCGCTGTCGCTGATTGTGGTGTTCCTGTGCCTCGCCGCGCTGTATGAGAGCTGGTCGATCCCGTTCTCGGTGATGCTGGTGGTGCCGCTCGGGGTGCTGGGCGCACTGGTGGCGACCCTGCTGCGCGGTCTGAATAATGACGTCTACTTTGTGGTGGGGCTGCTGACCACCATCGGACTGTCGGCGAAGAACGCCATTCTGATCGTTGAGTTTGCCAAAGATCTGATTGAGAAAGAGGGCAAAGGGGTGGTGGAAGCCACGCTGGAAGCGGCACGCATGCGTCTGCGACCGATCCTGATGACCTCGCTGGCGTTTATCCTCGGCGTGCTGCCGTTAGCCCTCGCCTCCGGGGCCGGCTCCGGCGCGCAGAATGCGGTGGGCACCGGGGTGATTGGTGGCATGGTCGCCGCCACCCTGCTGGCAGTCTACTTTGTGCCGCTGTTCTTTGTGGTGGTGCGTAACCGCTTCGGCGGGCGGGTGCGCGATGACGAGGATGATGAAGCATAG
- a CDS encoding PTS sugar transporter subunit IIA has protein sequence MIETITTDNLHLGCQAKNKAEVLAMVGREFKAKGYVSQECVAFLDERERQVSTFLGNGITLPHLPKSQTGIILRTGVEIFQFPDGVIWDRSNVMFIAIGVAAKEKEHIDVLKDVASVFSDEIIANALSLISGKEDFLRILNRR, from the coding sequence ATGATCGAGACCATCACCACCGATAACCTGCATCTTGGATGCCAGGCGAAAAACAAGGCCGAAGTCCTCGCCATGGTCGGCCGGGAGTTTAAGGCTAAAGGCTACGTCAGCCAGGAGTGCGTGGCGTTTCTCGACGAGCGGGAACGCCAGGTGTCGACCTTCTTAGGCAACGGCATTACGCTGCCGCACCTGCCGAAATCGCAGACCGGCATTATCCTGAGAACCGGCGTGGAGATTTTCCAGTTCCCCGACGGCGTGATCTGGGACCGCAGCAACGTGATGTTTATTGCGATTGGCGTGGCGGCGAAAGAGAAAGAGCATATCGACGTGCTGAAGGACGTGGCGTCGGTGTTCAGCGATGAGATTATCGCTAACGCGCTGTCGCTGATCTCCGGTAAAGAGGACTTCCTGCGCATTCTTAACCGCAGGTAA
- a CDS encoding helix-turn-helix domain-containing protein, producing MDRHTTIIHELLHWIDDNIRSPIKVDDVALRSGYSKWHLQRMFYRITHVSLGNYIRDRKLTLAADDLISTTEKVITISVKYGYDSQQSFTRSFAKKYQVPPATYRRLNTTCITHPL from the coding sequence ATGGATCGACATACAACGATTATCCATGAGCTGCTGCACTGGATCGACGACAATATCCGCAGCCCGATTAAGGTCGACGATGTCGCACTGCGCTCAGGCTACTCGAAGTGGCACCTGCAGCGGATGTTTTACCGCATTACTCACGTCAGCCTGGGAAACTATATCCGCGACCGCAAGCTGACGCTGGCGGCGGATGATCTGATTAGCACTACTGAGAAGGTAATTACGATATCCGTTAAATATGGCTACGACTCCCAGCAGTCATTTACCCGCTCGTTCGCTAAAAAATATCAGGTTCCTCCGGCAACCTATCGGCGGTTGAATACCACCTGCATCACCCATCCACTTTAA
- a CDS encoding sugar porter family MFS transporter, with amino-acid sequence MSLAMSLNPQQRKRLHQITLVATFGGLLFGYDTGVINGAFSSLKSNMALTPETEGLVMGILLIGAAIGSVCGGKLADFFGRRTYLIWLSVIFFGGAVLSAVAPNVTSLLLARFLLGYAVGGASVTAPTFISEVAPTEMRGRLTGLNEVAIVVGQLAAFAINAAIGFGFGHLPDVWRYMLIVQALPAIFLLIGMLRSPESPRWLMSKGRNEEALTILKQIRPEQRAIKEYEDILTLMKVEKEQKLHEKSAVSIILNTPWLFKLILVGMAFAALQQTTGVNVIMYYGTEILKTAGFSEKMSLVANVLNGVFSVGGMIFGVLYLVDRFKRKTLIVYGFALMATLHLIIAGADYLLVGDLKATVIWLLGALFVGVMQATLGFLTWVVLAELFPLKVRGLSMGISVFFMWVMNAIVSYLFPLLQAKLGLGPVFLIFAVINYLAIIFVVKALPETANKSLEQLEEELSSGSETAINTSSGGERV; translated from the coding sequence ATGTCGTTAGCGATGAGTCTCAATCCGCAGCAAAGAAAGCGATTACATCAGATAACCTTAGTCGCCACTTTCGGCGGTTTACTGTTTGGCTATGATACCGGGGTGATTAACGGGGCGTTTTCTTCCCTGAAAAGCAATATGGCGCTAACGCCGGAAACAGAAGGGCTGGTGATGGGGATCCTGCTGATCGGTGCCGCCATCGGCAGCGTCTGCGGGGGAAAACTGGCGGATTTCTTCGGCCGCCGTACCTACCTGATCTGGCTCTCCGTCATCTTCTTTGGTGGCGCGGTACTTTCAGCCGTTGCACCAAACGTCACCAGTCTGCTGCTGGCGCGCTTCCTGCTCGGCTATGCCGTTGGCGGTGCTTCCGTTACCGCACCTACGTTTATCTCTGAAGTTGCCCCCACCGAGATGCGCGGTCGGCTAACCGGTTTAAACGAAGTGGCTATTGTGGTCGGCCAGCTGGCCGCCTTCGCCATCAACGCAGCTATCGGCTTTGGTTTTGGGCATCTGCCTGATGTCTGGCGCTATATGCTGATTGTGCAGGCTTTGCCGGCTATCTTCCTGCTGATTGGCATGCTGCGCTCTCCGGAAAGTCCGCGCTGGTTAATGAGTAAAGGGCGAAATGAGGAAGCGCTGACGATCCTGAAACAGATCCGCCCTGAACAACGCGCGATTAAAGAGTATGAAGATATTCTGACGCTGATGAAGGTGGAAAAAGAGCAGAAGCTGCACGAGAAAAGCGCCGTATCGATTATTTTGAATACGCCATGGCTGTTTAAACTGATTCTGGTGGGCATGGCCTTTGCGGCCTTACAGCAAACCACCGGCGTGAACGTGATTATGTATTACGGTACCGAGATCCTGAAAACCGCCGGCTTCTCGGAGAAAATGTCGTTGGTTGCTAACGTGCTTAACGGCGTGTTCTCCGTCGGCGGGATGATCTTCGGCGTGCTGTATCTGGTGGACCGTTTCAAACGAAAAACCCTGATTGTTTACGGCTTCGCGCTGATGGCCACCCTGCACCTGATTATTGCCGGCGCGGATTATCTGCTGGTCGGCGATCTGAAGGCAACGGTGATCTGGCTGCTCGGGGCGCTCTTCGTCGGCGTGATGCAGGCGACGCTGGGCTTCCTCACCTGGGTGGTGCTGGCGGAACTGTTCCCGCTCAAGGTGCGCGGCCTGTCGATGGGCATCTCGGTGTTCTTTATGTGGGTGATGAACGCCATCGTCAGCTACCTGTTCCCGCTGCTGCAGGCCAAGCTGGGGCTGGGGCCGGTGTTCCTGATCTTTGCGGTAATTAACTACCTGGCCATCATCTTTGTGGTGAAAGCCCTGCCGGAAACGGCCAATAAGTCACTGGAGCAGCTGGAAGAAGAGCTCTCTTCGGGCAGTGAAACCGCTATCAACACCTCATCAGGCGGAGAAAGAGTATGA